The window TAGCACACAAGTACGACGCGACAAAAAGCTTACCGGATAGAAGAATCATTAAAATTGGATTGTTTGATTACCCTTTTTAATTTCTATATTCTTATCTGTATGTGATGAGGTGGGCCACAGGAGTCAATCGGTCACATTAAATCAAACTGACCGAGGACTTACCAAATATTGGTCCAGATTAAAACATAAACACAACTATAAAAAGTTGAGTTCTTTAGAAATTCAGATCGGAATCTTTAAGTCCAGTCAGGTTTCGGGTCGCTTATTGGTCCATGTCAGCCAATGAGATGTGACGGCATACTTTCAAGTAATGTcattcatgtgaggaggagaaagaCAGGGGTGCTAGCGTACCCTCTCTATTGGCTTTGAAaagtttttcctttatttcagTGAGTATCTTAAATTGAATTCTAtacatccatatatatatatatcatatactTTACTTTGTTGGTAAAAGATTGGCACACCGGTGTTATACCATAcatgtctctatctctctttctttctttccccttcctttgaaatgactcttcTGCTCCTCTTGTCTGATTCCTTATCCCACACATCCATTGGTATTGTCTGTTAGTTTATTACACACGGACAATGTGTCTATTCCTCTTCctagtttgtttcttttaaaACACAAAAATTCTTTAGAGATGATACGGGAGGTAATGTGGCTATCCACCCTCTCTTTCAAATGAGCTACCTAAAAGTGTTTAGTTTGCAACCCCCttacagaaataaataacaaaacttATTGGTATTTATCATTTGGGGTgctattctctgtgccgcaacacagcttgcacccaggcacatgggggtgggtgcaatgtaTTAGGAATTTTTCAAATGCGacgtgtgggcttaattaattatcgggtcaatcattgatggggatcaagaaatacaagggctgacgtggCTTGCTACTATTTATTGAGATAGATCGGACCGGCCTGGTCCATTGTGGAAGTAGGTTAGAGTTTGGGAAGTATTTTAAATACTAATAATGAGGGGTCCCTGCAGGCActattctattctcttttcttttttctccataagaaaagaaactctgtgggagagtctaggagactgtagaagatccccatcgtGGTTGTTTACAAATATCATCTGACGGATCGCTATTATTCATGAATATATTCTTATCTATTCTTCATCAACATACGTGGGTGCCAGGTACGCCTTATTTCCCTATCTTTTGATTCAATTGTATTCTAGATTTCTGTATGGGgatggattcgggtttgacaaaatCTATTGATTGTTCTaacacaatgaccaccctgcccccctgcacaggctgcccatgtgcctgggtgtaggctgcgttgtggcacagagaacattctccctattttTTATCGGGTTTTCCTGTTTTGCTCCATTCAGTAAATTTACCAACATTggttattaaatatttttttctaaaaccaaaaccgataTTAGACCAATAAAGAAAGGACGGAATTTCCCTTTAgccacagtgaatgggatcaCACTCACCGCGGGATAGGAGAGAGCAGGAAAgggtatcaagagggtattttgggaagaTACTAAACCCTAAGGtgggtttgtgaatcctagaATGGTGGTTTTCCATTAACCAagtggtggagggaaacttagtccatAAATAAATCATTGAGTCCGATTTTGTTTTTTCAGTCGGGATCCATCGGGCTTTTTGGTTTGGCCTCCAAATTGACACACCCCTGTTGTGAACCATATACAGGAAGAAGGACAGCTTGGGTAGGAGTGGGAATTGTTCgggttgggttggattgggCCGGGTCAGGCTGGGTACCCGGTCATTCAACTTGTTTTCCGTTTAACTAACAATGTACATATATTCTTTCCAAAGTAAAGTACAACTCTGACTCTATTACAAGTGGATGAAAAGTACAGTTCTGACTCTTATTTATTACAGTCTGGGGAATTGGGAAAAGATGGGAAGCCAGGCAAAGTAATCTTTTTAAAGTACACTTTGTTGGAGAAAATCAGATTCGCTCATATCCTCAAGTATCTGGAGATGATGACATGGCAAACAAGATCCCACACAAGAGCAAATGGTAGATGATGGATGTTCTGATTTCCTGCAATTTTCCAACACTCTTATCACTAATCAGAAGAAATAAAATGATTCACCTGGCTACCACATTAAGAAAACCTGTCTTTAATCTTTATATTTGTATGTACTACAAGGgaatccttttttttgtttttcaattttaaaatggCCCACTGAACCCTTTTCAGTCTGTCCAGATGCATAAGCAAAttataaagagaaagaatagaTGAGTCTGATAATACCTGTTGCAGCACTTTATCATCTTCACAAGAGTTCACAAAGATTTGGCTTAAAAAAAGTTATACAGGAATGTTCATCAAAATACACCGTGagcctcttttcctttttgggttgTTTTCCAAGGTTGCATGCTGTCGAACTGCCGGATCAGGCGCATCAAGCTCCGTTGCACGGAGTCCAGTGCCCAGGGAGTGCCAACAGctgggctgtgctgcacacattcCGACGGCTtgtgtgcagcacaacccagccgttggatgccccctaggcGCTGGGTTCCTGGAGAGTAGCCAGATCCGGATTAGGCAAAATATCCCACTTTTAAAAGTTGGTTTAGCATTTGATTTTTCAGTTGGGTTGGATAGGGAACAGAACAGCCAATCCTGATTCGAACCAGCCCGGAACGGTACAGAATCCGATTCTATGATGACTTGgccgattttagggtttcctttACCAACTCAACTCGAATCTGGCCGATTCAGAACAGAATCAACGTTCCCGATTCAGAACTTCAACCCTGATCTCCGGTCTGGTTAATCCAAACAGCCGAAGCAGACTTGCCATGCCTTCAATTGTTAAGAGGATAGAGACGTAGCTTTAGTTGGGTCCCATCTTGGAGATTGTATGGCGAAAAATTTCAGCTTGATTTTGATGGGCTTGTCACTCTATCAGTAGGATTGGAAACCATGGTATGCAAGGGGCCAGTCCTTATAGATCAGTCACTCAGAAAGACATCGTTAATGCATTCAAAAGTGGTCAAACCACTCTTTACTTCCATGGTATGCAAGGAGCCAATCCTTACAGATCAGTCACTCAGAAAGACATCGTTAGAGACATCATTATTGCATTCAAAAGTGGTCAAACCACTCTTTACCTCCATGGTATGCAAGGGGCCAATCCTTACAGATCAGTCACTCAGAAAGACATCGTTAATGCATTCAAAAGTGGTCAAACCACTCTTTACTTCCGCGGGGGAAGCATGGACCCATGtcgccgaccccatttagttgggataacgTTATCTATTGTTATTATCGATGTGGTTGTTGAAGTATCACGAGTCTATGCAGTGACAGAATTCTACTGCATCCAATGTATCAGAAAAATCTCCAGAGGTGGGGTGACATACAAGGAACCGGATCCTCTCCAGCTCGCATAGGACGGCTGAGCGGGCTGACACACATCCCAAGGACAACACCAGCCGTCTGATGCACAATGGCCGTACTGGCAAGCCCCGCAAACCttgggctatgtttggaaggcaAGAGACGGAAAATGTAATTATATCAATAATGATTTGTtaggtatctctctctcttcattttcgattttcttttcttgccttTCAAACATAGCACTGCTTACCAAAATTGCTTGGGTTTCAGAAACATTTAGTCCTCAATTTTAACATTCTTTAACCTCTGAAATTGCGTGGTGACCTATGACCTGTGAGTGTGCTTGAATCACATATTTTCTTAACAAACCATTCCCATAGGCGCATAGTAATCTGTATTCATCACAAGTTATTCTAAATAGAGAGCTGAATGAAAAGTTTGATCTTAATAGGATTATGTTAAGTTGCACACTGAAAGATTGCAGCCTAACTAGTATTTAAAATGACTACCCACTTCCATCTAGGAGAGCAATGACTTGGGTTGCCGAGACAAGCCTAAATCTGTGATGTGTTTATACAAAAGCAAAGTTCACACACAGGGTGAAGGTGCCGGCTGAGATAGGTCTGCTAAAGGGTCTCAGCTAGTTGTAGCGATGTCTTGGGATTAAATCCTGCCTTCACCGTTAAGTTGACATTCAGAACAACTTTGGTGAAGCAGCTTGAGAGTACAACCACAATGATGAAACACACACGAGACAAATAGTGATGCCATTTCCCTCACTCAGAACAGTAGAAATAGAACAAAGACGATTCAATCCTGCCAAATTTGGTTAACAAGCTATTGCGAATGCACAGTTAATCATACTCCAGTTCATCGGGAGTTACTGGTCTTTTGAGGGGAACGATGGACTTCTTCTCAACATCTCGAGATAATGCTTTCCTCATATCTGAAAAAAATGACCCATAAATAGCATGTAAATATGGGTTGAAATGGATGAAATCCACTAATGTTATGTGGAGAATATAGAGACCCACCTAACCCGTCTTCCTCCCCAGAGTAATAACGTAATACCCGTCTATAGATTACATATCCAAGCTgatgagaaaaaagagaaagcaaTATCATCATAAAAAAAGTGTTAGATAGTATAACTAATGCCACAAAGAAACCATCCCTCGATAGTGGATCATACAATCCTTGTAATCAATCTGCATGGTTCCCCCACCcacccaaaaagataaaaaaaaagggaaaccaCGTCCAGGATAAAACATAACCTTACAGCAGCTCAACCCCCATGCTCAACAAGTAACTTTACAGCTATGATGAATAAAGAAATCCAGACAAATACATGTCAACATTTAGACTAATTTACAGTGTACCCAATCAGGGTAAGAAATTAATGAAGAAAATAATTGCTtaataactcaacatggaaaCTTAATTACACTGGGTAAGACAATAATTAATATTTCAGAAGAAATTAATTGTAGATAAGCATTAGAACATGAAAACTTGTCTAACTTGAAGTCCAAAGACTAAGTTAGAGAATTGTACCTTTTCATACATCTTTATGGCCGGAGTGTTCGATGCCCTCACAAAGAGGTCGACGAAGTAAGCCTTATCACTGTCAAGACAAAGCTTTTCCTCAGTTTCCAAGGTGGGAGTTACAGACACCCAAACAAAATGCTAGAATGGCTATATTAGTGCTTAATGTTAATCACAGTTGCATCACTTTATTGAAGGAATACTTATAAACCAACTCAAACAGCATACGATACAGATTGACATGGATTTTGTTCTTTATGTGAATCTAAGAGATAATAACTTCACAAGTGAGAACAAAATATACAACTTTCAGTCCTTTGCATAAACAAAGATATATAAACTAAGTATCAAACAGCATTGATCAGGTCCTCATTGACTAGAAGATGCAATGAGCAAGGTATCAGTACAGAACAAGATGCAATGGAAAGCCATAAGCTCAATAGAAATGATTCATACTCCATTAAACATTAATTCCAGTAACCAATTCTCCAGTATGCGGTGCTGTTAAAATTGTGTGATTTGCAATCCTGATCAGACTGTGTGAGATAAAGCATTTTTCTCAACATTCTCTATGATTTCTAAATGGATCCAATGCTCCTATACATGGTCCAATTAAAGAATCATTGAATCCTTTGTGTCATGGGTTCTAATGGATATAAATTTGCggaaacaataaagaaaaattagaaagggtgggaggaggaggaatagTGATAAACATCTGTGAATATTTTAGTTTGTTTACTTTGTGTAATGGTTTGGGGCTATCACTGAGACTTTAAGAACATAATGGTAACAAACATTTGGCCACAATTAATCACAAAACCACATGCTGAAGTTGTGAACTCTCCACcaagaaaaaaccaaatttCTTACTTATTTTCCCCTTTCCCCCTGAAAAACGAATTATCATGGTCTAACATTCATCAAAAGCACAAACAAGATTGCAGTAGGATGAAACCAATAATGAAAGTTTTCTAAACAGATACCAACTTAGGTTTTTCAGTCAACTTGAGTATGCGTACTTTGGCGTCATTAGCTGACCATACTTTCAGTTTCCTGACCTATAAAGTGGTGTGTATGTTCTTGCACGAGGTACTATTTTCTTGTATTAGCCATAATCTTTCAATTCACATATGAAAATGATCCACCAATTCAAGGAGCGAATTTCCATTAAAGCAAGGTCAGaacaaatttaaattttgaactGTATCATGAGACTTGAGGTGATGCATTCAGAAGAATAAGACGAGGTCCTGATTGTTTAGCTAGTCCACAGCATGATTAACATATCAGGTTGCTCCTGAGATAAAATCTAATCTCAAGCTGGTCAAATACAATAGCAAGCCTCTCTGATTGGCCTGAAGGTCAAATACATCTTATATGGCTCAAATTATGTGAAATGGTTGTATAATTTAAGCCATACTGAGGAAGAAAAGGCAACAAGAGAGCCATTACAAATATATTACtatcttataatttttttttcctttggggggtggggttgtTGGAGAACATTTTCTATCGCAACTAGGAAGAAATCTTGGTTACACTATGCTCTACAAGAAGCCAGCTACTTGCCACTAATATATAATTATGTATCACCATACATCTTGTCACTGATGTCCTCGAGCATGTGCATGAGTTTCTTTGCTAATTGCTGCCTCCGGAATTCTGGGGCGACAGTCACTGCAGTTACATGGCCATGCCACGATTCACCCTGTCCTTCAACTTTTCCCATAACTGCAAACATGTAAGACAAGATTTCAATGGAATATCTGTACTAATTCCAGGAAGAGAACTTCCATATAGAGAGAGGAAGATCTACAGAAACAATGTAGCAGGAACTGAAGAAGTATCTGATTAGAAAATTATAAATGTTACTCCTTTCCTTAATTGAAATGGTGAATACAGAATAGAATAAAATGACACAAAGCAGGGTTTATTACCCAATGCTCAGACATATAATATGGCATCATCAATTAGCATTCATCTATATCTATTGCTCCCTAATGAATGTCATAAGCAATCTGAACCACAAGAGTTGCAAGGACAGAGTCCATCTTTTAATATTTTGAGGCTGCCTCGTAGGTACGGCAGTATAGGCCACTGTTTTGAAGGTAATGGAGGTTTGTGAAACTGTAACGTGAATTAtggaacctttttttttttttttttgggataatttATGGTGGATGGTAAGGTTGTGGAAATGTGATAGCAACaattttatagaaaaataaaattaaagagaaatagaataaaGAATAAGTTCTACATTGATATTACTGCAATCACATCAACAAATCTCCATGGGCTCCATGGATCGCCAAAGGATCACTCAAATATTTAAGAGCATCAATCAATCAAGACATCTGAATGGCACCCCAAAAAGCAGCATAGAAGCAACAGTATTTTGTAGATTCAAGTG is drawn from Telopea speciosissima isolate NSW1024214 ecotype Mountain lineage chromosome 1, Tspe_v1, whole genome shotgun sequence and contains these coding sequences:
- the LOC122664414 gene encoding N-terminal acetyltransferase B complex catalytic subunit NAA20, with product MTTIRRFCCNDLLRFASVNLDHLTETFNMSFYMTYLARWPDYFHVAEAPGHQIMGYIMGKVEGQGESWHGHVTAVTVAPEFRRQQLAKKLMHMLEDISDKIDKAYFVDLFVRASNTPAIKMYEKLGYVIYRRVLRYYSGEEDGLDMRKALSRDVEKKSIVPLKRPVTPDELEYD